One Pseudomonadota bacterium DNA segment encodes these proteins:
- the moaCB gene encoding bifunctional molybdenum cofactor biosynthesis protein MoaC/MoaB — protein sequence MKSVTSKITTLRRATAVGSVRASPGAIQRLRENDLPKKDVLVVARVAAIAAAKRTPDLIPYCHPLPIDAVSVDFELAGDRIDITASVEAIYKTGAEMEALTAVSAAALTIYDMLKPVDSELEICSLRLQAKQGGKSDFKDRPPAGLRAAVLVTSNGVFAGTRPDRAGPVVRACLEDYGLRPQFEVVSDDLEQIEASLRKLVAAEVDLILTVGGTGLSRRDVTVEASRKLIQREIPGVAEAARAHGQARTPYAMLSRATAGLCGQSLIVNLPGSSKGAQESMDALFPGLFHAYPMLGYRDGPR from the coding sequence ATGAAGAGCGTCACATCCAAGATCACCACCTTGCGTCGTGCGACCGCGGTAGGCAGCGTGCGGGCGTCCCCTGGTGCGATACAGCGCCTGCGTGAAAACGACCTGCCAAAGAAGGACGTGCTCGTGGTGGCGCGGGTGGCGGCCATCGCCGCGGCCAAGAGGACCCCGGACCTGATCCCCTACTGCCATCCGCTGCCGATCGACGCGGTGTCGGTGGACTTCGAGCTCGCTGGCGACCGCATCGACATCACGGCCAGTGTGGAGGCCATCTACAAGACGGGTGCCGAAATGGAGGCGCTCACCGCAGTCAGTGCGGCCGCGTTGACCATCTACGACATGCTCAAGCCCGTGGATTCCGAGCTCGAGATCTGCTCGCTGCGATTGCAGGCGAAGCAGGGAGGCAAGAGCGACTTCAAGGACCGCCCGCCCGCTGGGCTTCGCGCCGCGGTGCTTGTGACTTCGAACGGAGTATTCGCGGGAACGCGGCCCGATCGAGCCGGGCCCGTCGTACGAGCCTGCCTCGAGGACTATGGGCTCCGGCCGCAGTTCGAGGTGGTCTCGGACGACCTCGAGCAAATCGAAGCGTCGCTCAGGAAGCTGGTAGCCGCGGAGGTCGATTTGATCCTGACGGTCGGAGGCACGGGCCTGAGCCGGCGGGATGTCACCGTGGAGGCCTCACGCAAGCTGATCCAACGGGAGATACCGGGCGTGGCAGAGGCAGCCCGGGCCCACGGTCAGGCACGCACGCCGTACGCCATGCTTTCGCGCGCAACCGCAGGCCTCTGCGGTCAGAGTCTGATCGTCAACCTGCCGGGATCGTCGAAGGGAGCCCAGGAGAGCATGGACGCGCTTTTTCCAGGGCTGTTCCATGCTTACCCCATGCTGGGGTACAGGGACGGACCTCGGTAA
- a CDS encoding C-type lectin domain-containing protein, translating to MNSARGRAQTRHKLADAFALTLALALVGCSLDRAPLGQDASGVGAGGSAPGPGPAPADGGSLPPTGPDAGQGHAGGGGAAGGGAAGDSGAAPPEPAPCGRHMHGGSVYLFCHDVMQWLDARGWCQAQGYDLVIIDDRGEDRWLWNTAARESGLPGVDWWIGLHDPLGVYAFEWVDGTLAWDQGTPLGYVNWAPGRPAGVGSCVEQDPFRGDWKEVGCAQRQAFICELPAVP from the coding sequence GAGGCACAAGCTCGCAGATGCGTTCGCGCTGACCCTGGCACTCGCTCTCGTTGGCTGCAGCCTGGACCGGGCACCCTTGGGTCAAGATGCGAGCGGCGTAGGTGCCGGCGGCTCCGCGCCAGGCCCTGGCCCGGCCCCGGCTGACGGCGGTTCCCTGCCACCTACGGGGCCGGACGCCGGGCAGGGTCACGCAGGCGGCGGAGGAGCGGCCGGAGGCGGCGCCGCGGGTGACTCCGGAGCAGCGCCACCCGAACCGGCGCCCTGCGGCCGGCACATGCACGGGGGTTCGGTCTACCTGTTCTGCCACGACGTGATGCAATGGCTGGACGCGCGCGGCTGGTGCCAGGCGCAGGGCTACGACCTGGTGATCATCGACGACCGGGGCGAAGACCGTTGGCTCTGGAACACGGCCGCACGCGAAAGCGGCCTGCCGGGCGTGGACTGGTGGATCGGCCTGCACGATCCGCTGGGCGTCTACGCGTTCGAATGGGTGGATGGCACGCTCGCGTGGGATCAGGGTACGCCGCTGGGCTACGTGAACTGGGCTCCCGGCCGTCCGGCCGGCGTCGGTTCCTGCGTGGAGCAAGACCCGTTTCGGGGAGACTGGAAGGAGGTGGGATGCGCTCAGCGCCAAGCTTTCATCTGCGAGCTGCCGGCGGTGCCTTGA